One window from the genome of Dyadobacter sp. CECT 9275 encodes:
- a CDS encoding MBL fold metallo-hydrolase, with protein MSTFKYISVKRVELDTVTVHCVQAPEDGELTNAQIIETPGKLILVDTLQLKTHADELKTYIDSLGKPLDRVIITHYHPDHWMGSASFTGYPVYALPEVIGAIGGMADYFIGYHTSLHPENAAEVIHQTKYLPTEPLEEGILEIDGVKLNLVKVVDTECPVNLLIELPEEKVLLAQDLIYHKVYGYFGDRTSDGQYSFDNWIAALEDLKTKGYLHVFPGHGDPTDSTVFDEQIGYLKYVRKLVYDGLQGEELIGKIIAQYPDYRLLLTLSMSNYMLFVFQVQ; from the coding sequence ATGTCTACCTTTAAATACATAAGTGTCAAAAGAGTTGAACTGGATACTGTTACAGTCCATTGTGTGCAGGCGCCCGAAGATGGTGAGCTGACCAATGCCCAGATCATCGAGACACCAGGAAAACTGATTCTGGTGGATACGCTCCAGTTAAAAACGCATGCCGACGAGCTCAAAACTTACATCGATTCCCTGGGCAAGCCTCTGGACCGCGTAATTATAACCCATTACCATCCTGATCATTGGATGGGGTCTGCTTCTTTTACGGGCTATCCGGTTTACGCACTACCCGAAGTGATTGGTGCAATTGGAGGAATGGCCGATTATTTTATCGGTTACCACACCAGCCTGCATCCTGAAAATGCAGCGGAGGTTATCCATCAGACCAAATATCTGCCAACCGAACCACTTGAGGAAGGTATTCTTGAGATTGACGGTGTTAAACTTAACCTGGTAAAGGTGGTTGATACCGAATGTCCGGTTAATCTTTTAATTGAACTGCCCGAAGAAAAGGTTTTGCTGGCCCAGGATCTGATTTACCATAAGGTTTACGGTTATTTTGGAGACAGGACATCGGACGGACAGTATAGCTTTGATAACTGGATAGCTGCTCTGGAAGATCTGAAGACCAAAGGCTATCTGCATGTATTTCCCGGACACGGTGATCCTACGGACAGTACTGTTTTCGACGAGCAGATCGGATATCTTAAGTATGTCAGGAAACTGGTATACGATGGTTTGCAGGGCGAAGAATTGATAGGCAAAATCATTGCCCAGTATCCGGACTACCGGCTTTTGCTCACGCTGAGCATGTCCAATTACATGCTGTTCGTGTTCCAGGTTCAATAA
- a CDS encoding thiamine pyrophosphate-binding protein, producing MAGKTGNQKIIEQFLADGMDHMFGNPGTVEQGFLDAVEEYPDMKYILTLQESIAVMTADGYARATQKPTLVQLHSSPGIGNAVGALYQAKRGHAPLVVIGSDAGTQYMNMDSQMANDLVGMMEPVTKFSTVVLSSKSLLRTIRRAIKIAATPPMGPVYVCLPMDVLDEINEEEVMPTLIPSTRVLPVPEVISEIADNLLAAEKPMIFVGDGVAYSDAIPELTQVAELLGAEVYGVEFGDVVMDNSHPLYQGTTGHMFGTYSKPITSKGDVNLVVGTYMVPEVFPNLDDIYAPGAKVIHIDLNAYEIGKNHRVDIGVVSDPKSSLEALLKELNARISAEQKEKAARRVAEIGNAKSEKHANELAADEQQKGKSPLQMSQFASVLAEKLPADAIIFDEALTSSPAVTRYIPPTTAGNYFVTRGGSLGVGFPGAIGAKLFRPDKTVIGFSGDGGSMYTIQALWSAVRHNAGAKFVVCNNGSYKLLQLNIDVYWTEREIAKHDHPLSFDLSYPAIRFDILAQSMGVDAVRVEKEEDIAPAIERMLADDKPFLIDLVLQGDHKADWVKTNCSQ from the coding sequence ATGGCTGGTAAAACCGGGAATCAGAAAATAATTGAGCAGTTCCTGGCCGATGGGATGGATCACATGTTTGGTAATCCGGGAACGGTGGAACAGGGTTTCCTGGACGCCGTTGAGGAGTATCCTGACATGAAGTACATCCTTACCTTGCAGGAAAGTATAGCTGTAATGACGGCCGATGGCTATGCCAGGGCCACCCAAAAACCAACCCTGGTGCAGCTGCATAGTTCGCCGGGTATTGGTAATGCGGTTGGAGCGTTGTATCAGGCGAAGCGCGGGCATGCCCCTCTGGTGGTGATTGGTTCAGACGCTGGTACGCAGTACATGAACATGGATTCGCAGATGGCCAATGATCTGGTCGGCATGATGGAACCCGTTACGAAGTTTTCTACTGTAGTACTTTCGTCCAAATCCCTGCTGAGGACTATCAGACGTGCCATTAAGATCGCAGCCACTCCACCGATGGGTCCTGTTTATGTGTGTCTGCCAATGGACGTACTGGATGAGATCAATGAAGAGGAAGTGATGCCCACGCTCATCCCTTCCACCCGGGTGCTTCCTGTACCTGAGGTGATCTCAGAAATTGCAGATAATCTGCTGGCTGCGGAAAAGCCCATGATCTTCGTGGGTGACGGCGTAGCATATTCTGATGCCATTCCGGAACTGACCCAAGTGGCCGAACTTCTGGGTGCAGAGGTATATGGAGTGGAATTTGGAGATGTGGTAATGGACAATAGCCATCCGCTTTACCAGGGAACTACCGGACACATGTTTGGTACTTACAGCAAGCCGATTACTTCCAAAGGTGATGTGAACCTGGTGGTGGGCACCTACATGGTTCCTGAGGTTTTTCCAAACCTGGATGATATTTACGCTCCCGGTGCAAAGGTAATTCACATAGACCTGAACGCTTATGAAATCGGTAAAAACCATAGGGTGGATATCGGTGTGGTGAGTGACCCCAAGTCTTCACTGGAAGCCCTTCTGAAAGAGCTTAATGCCAGGATTTCAGCGGAGCAGAAGGAAAAGGCTGCCCGGCGGGTAGCTGAAATCGGTAATGCCAAAAGCGAAAAACATGCCAATGAACTGGCGGCGGATGAACAACAGAAGGGCAAAAGCCCGCTTCAGATGTCGCAGTTTGCAAGTGTCCTGGCTGAAAAATTGCCGGCCGATGCCATTATTTTCGATGAAGCCTTAACCAGCTCACCTGCAGTAACCCGGTATATCCCACCCACTACGGCGGGTAATTACTTCGTTACGCGCGGCGGATCTCTGGGGGTAGGATTTCCCGGAGCAATAGGAGCGAAGCTTTTCAGGCCAGACAAAACCGTCATCGGATTTTCGGGTGATGGGGGCAGCATGTACACCATCCAGGCGCTGTGGTCGGCGGTGAGGCATAACGCAGGTGCCAAGTTTGTCGTTTGCAACAACGGATCCTATAAGCTTCTCCAGCTTAATATAGATGTGTACTGGACAGAACGTGAAATCGCAAAACACGATCACCCGCTTTCTTTTGATCTTTCATATCCTGCCATTCGGTTTGACATTCTGGCCCAGTCTATGGGTGTAGATGCCGTGCGGGTGGAGAAGGAGGAGGACATCGCTCCGGCCATTGAAAGAATGCTGGCCGATGACAAGCCATTTCTGATCGACCTCGTTTTGCAGGGTGATCACAAGGCCGACTGGGTGAAGACCAACTGCTCTCAGTAA
- a CDS encoding type 1 glutamine amidotransferase domain-containing protein, which translates to MSKKILAVLSEYGYWGIELVGPLEKLEEAGYEVEFITPTGKKAEALPPSYDTTYVDPPLGTCVTTPLAAEKVKAFEATNRLETRQNLSELIPERPYFSTPDFLRVFEKYFSDLKIASEKVTEEYAALLLVGGSGPIIDMVNNQRVHDLILAFYKKNMPVAGICYGVAPLVFARDFNERKSILKGKHVTGHCIEYDYHDGTGFLHTDLNMGPPPYVLEYILSDAVGPEGQYHGNFGKETSVIVDYPFITARSLQCSFEFGEQFVNVLDKGLKRYGW; encoded by the coding sequence ATGTCAAAGAAAATCTTAGCGGTTCTCTCCGAATACGGCTATTGGGGAATCGAGCTTGTAGGCCCTCTTGAAAAACTCGAAGAAGCAGGTTATGAAGTTGAATTTATAACACCCACCGGCAAAAAAGCTGAGGCCCTTCCTCCTAGTTACGATACCACCTATGTAGATCCTCCGCTGGGAACCTGTGTTACCACTCCGCTTGCAGCCGAAAAGGTGAAAGCGTTTGAGGCTACCAACCGTCTGGAAACCCGGCAGAACCTGTCTGAATTAATTCCTGAAAGACCTTATTTTTCAACTCCTGATTTTCTTAGGGTTTTTGAGAAATATTTCAGCGATCTTAAAATTGCTTCTGAAAAAGTGACCGAAGAATATGCGGCCCTGCTTCTGGTAGGGGGCAGCGGACCTATTATTGACATGGTCAATAATCAGCGTGTTCATGATCTTATCCTGGCTTTCTACAAAAAGAACATGCCGGTTGCCGGAATTTGCTACGGTGTGGCACCACTGGTTTTTGCACGTGATTTCAACGAAAGAAAATCAATCCTGAAAGGTAAACATGTAACCGGCCACTGTATTGAATACGATTACCACGACGGTACCGGCTTCCTGCACACCGACCTGAACATGGGACCCCCACCGTATGTGCTGGAATATATTCTTTCCGATGCTGTAGGTCCTGAGGGGCAATATCACGGAAACTTCGGTAAGGAAACTTCCGTAATCGTTGATTACCCGTTCATTACTGCCCGCTCACTGCAGTGTTCTTTTGAGTTTGGAGAGCAATTTGTCAACGTATTAGATAAAGGCCTCAAGCGCTATGGCTGGTAA
- a CDS encoding GAF domain-containing protein codes for MEPLNLLIVAIRTEWKFLISDSLQKAGYTFTETHVSSKQEALEACNYSRYDLVISNCRLPDGDVADLVSVIGKLFPCLVMAEGKCPVNSEKALSLLATDFYITSSEQSSWISAVENALSQWKKNAQQNLREQRLKHSTLHKKVLTRVEEELSSEEEYEHSDSKISSVLTLLLEVLDLSRIYLCAKQSPSEGEPTLLGKTEIVAPGVKKVTYKDASVSVPYFNRWNTIFSAKQPVTGTLTTLPPGEQQWLNYRDSQSLLAVPILSDDNWEGFIGLEDSFNAREWSTEEINLIESVAELIKDKHFQQTPTPYFFEGNMVSAQV; via the coding sequence ATGGAACCGTTAAATTTACTTATCGTAGCTATTCGTACAGAGTGGAAGTTTCTTATCTCGGATTCCCTCCAAAAGGCTGGCTACACTTTTACCGAAACCCATGTAAGCTCCAAACAAGAAGCTTTGGAAGCATGTAATTACTCAAGGTATGACCTCGTTATTTCCAATTGCCGGCTACCAGACGGTGACGTTGCAGACTTGGTATCGGTCATAGGTAAGCTCTTTCCATGCCTGGTAATGGCAGAAGGAAAGTGTCCGGTTAACTCGGAAAAAGCACTGTCTCTGCTGGCCACAGACTTTTATATTACAAGCTCTGAACAGAGTTCCTGGATTTCAGCGGTGGAAAATGCGTTGTCGCAGTGGAAAAAGAATGCCCAGCAAAACCTGCGGGAACAACGTCTGAAACACTCCACTTTGCATAAAAAAGTGCTCACCCGCGTGGAGGAGGAACTATCTTCGGAAGAAGAATACGAACATTCGGACTCCAAAATTTCATCCGTACTTACCCTTCTTCTGGAGGTACTGGATCTGAGTCGGATATACCTTTGTGCCAAACAATCTCCCTCGGAAGGAGAACCAACACTGCTAGGCAAAACTGAAATAGTGGCGCCGGGTGTAAAAAAAGTAACCTATAAAGATGCCTCGGTTTCGGTTCCCTACTTCAACCGCTGGAACACCATTTTCAGTGCCAAACAGCCGGTAACAGGTACTTTAACAACCCTTCCCCCAGGTGAGCAGCAATGGCTCAACTATCGCGACAGCCAGTCGTTATTGGCGGTACCTATTTTATCAGATGACAACTGGGAAGGATTTATCGGTCTTGAGGATTCATTCAACGCGCGCGAATGGTCCACGGAAGAGATCAATCTGATTGAATCAGTAGCAGAACTCATTAAAGACAAACATTTCCAACAAACTCCAACGCCTTATTTTTTTGAAGGCAACATGGTGAGCGCTCAGGTATGA
- a CDS encoding sensor histidine kinase, whose amino-acid sequence MTVDSRYQKGMSLGWRLCLIVSLFASIPRLIFVWSPYYSGSILGTGIRDMLIQFVFSFLFAWVFLHICLNYTYQRINWFNRQKNWVKLISLTGIFVSLNEILVGLKILLDQDDSDVILFRLVYYLYHFLVVLTIIAFRYFLLTTQANYKIGLENEQLKREQLKAQLEALRNQLNPHFLFNALNILNISIVTNPDLAQRIVLDLSDILRYNLKVQNQNLVLLQDELDAARSYLDLYKARFGEKLVFYFANIEMTKQWYIIPLSLQILIENAIKHNVITSHQVLSIEVKLSETDKKLTVINSVNKKQQVPGTGIGLKNLDKRYKIQTGEKPLLLEDEQLFTVQVPLIEVP is encoded by the coding sequence ATGACCGTAGACTCCCGCTACCAGAAAGGGATGTCCTTAGGCTGGCGGCTGTGTCTGATCGTTAGCCTTTTTGCATCCATACCCCGTCTGATATTTGTATGGAGTCCTTATTATTCCGGTTCCATCCTTGGAACCGGAATACGGGATATGCTGATCCAGTTCGTTTTTAGTTTTTTGTTTGCCTGGGTCTTCCTGCATATCTGTCTTAACTATACGTACCAGAGAATCAACTGGTTTAACCGTCAAAAGAACTGGGTTAAATTGATTTCTCTCACGGGAATTTTCGTAAGCCTCAACGAAATTCTGGTTGGTCTTAAAATATTACTGGACCAGGACGATTCTGACGTCATTCTTTTTCGGCTGGTCTATTATCTATACCATTTTTTGGTAGTGCTCACGATTATCGCGTTCAGGTACTTTCTGCTGACCACCCAGGCCAACTATAAGATAGGCCTTGAAAACGAACAGCTGAAACGGGAACAGCTAAAAGCCCAGCTTGAAGCACTCAGAAACCAGCTTAATCCTCATTTTTTGTTTAACGCACTGAACATACTGAATATATCCATTGTTACCAATCCTGATCTGGCGCAGCGCATTGTACTGGATCTGTCCGATATACTTCGCTACAACCTGAAGGTACAGAATCAGAACCTGGTGCTCCTTCAGGATGAACTGGACGCGGCAAGGTCATATCTGGACCTTTATAAGGCTCGTTTCGGAGAAAAACTGGTTTTCTATTTCGCCAACATCGAGATGACCAAGCAGTGGTATATCATTCCGCTATCGTTGCAGATACTAATTGAAAACGCCATAAAGCATAATGTGATTACCTCGCATCAGGTTCTTTCTATTGAGGTAAAACTTTCTGAAACAGATAAAAAACTGACGGTTATCAATTCGGTAAATAAAAAACAGCAGGTTCCGGGAACAGGAATTGGCCTGAAAAACCTTGATAAAAGATATAAAATCCAAACAGGCGAAAAGCCTCTTTTGCTCGAAGACGAGCAGTTATTTACCGTACAAGTACCCTTGATTGAAGTTCCATGA
- a CDS encoding LytR/AlgR family response regulator transcription factor, which yields MTKILIIEDEQPAGEYLTQLIRKIDTKAEILDVLESVEMAVNWLGHNKMPDLIFLDVQLGDGTCFQIFEQISITCPVIFTTAHDEYAIRAFKLNSVDYLLKPIRLEALRFSLEKYYQLNSENAISKVRHLEEMMHSQILNRKSPRRSFLVPYRDKLIPIKDVDFAWLTIRNSVVVAMLHDERNLVVDKSLEELENQLDPSNFFRANRQFIIARDCIREIELYFNGRLLVRTFPISPIQILISKERVPVFKKWFEETD from the coding sequence ATGACTAAAATTCTAATTATTGAAGACGAGCAACCCGCAGGCGAATACCTCACCCAGCTGATCCGGAAAATAGACACAAAGGCTGAAATCCTGGACGTTCTGGAAAGTGTGGAAATGGCCGTCAACTGGCTTGGCCACAACAAAATGCCTGATCTTATTTTCCTCGATGTGCAGCTGGGAGACGGAACTTGTTTTCAGATTTTTGAGCAGATATCGATCACTTGCCCGGTCATATTCACCACCGCCCACGATGAATACGCAATAAGGGCTTTCAAACTTAACAGTGTTGATTACCTCCTTAAACCGATCCGGCTGGAGGCCCTCAGGTTCAGTCTTGAAAAATATTACCAGCTGAATTCCGAAAATGCCATCAGTAAAGTAAGGCACCTTGAAGAAATGATGCACAGCCAGATACTGAACAGGAAAAGTCCGCGCCGCAGCTTTCTGGTCCCCTATCGTGATAAGCTGATACCCATCAAAGATGTGGATTTTGCGTGGCTCACCATCCGGAACAGTGTGGTGGTTGCCATGCTGCATGACGAACGGAACCTGGTGGTAGACAAATCCCTTGAAGAGCTGGAAAACCAGCTGGACCCATCCAATTTTTTCCGTGCCAACCGCCAGTTTATCATTGCCAGGGACTGTATCCGTGAAATTGAGCTTTATTTTAATGGCAGGCTGCTGGTACGTACATTCCCGATTTCCCCCATTCAGATACTTATCAGCAAGGAAAGGGTACCCGTTTTTAAAAAATGGTTTGAAGAAACGGACTAA
- a CDS encoding bestrophin family protein — translation MYTAREIKAGIILSFAWRAILANFIYATVLCSISFIGKVPIGISFVPIGLIGTAVAFYVGFKNNSSYERLWEARRIWGSVVNASRTWGAFVIANVKSTGLVADEASKEQQSKLIHRHIAYVNAMRIQLRQKAVWNEDSNIAREVVKQHNPSDNSPLKDDLLHFMPEVEVNYVLARKNPATQIMKMQAKHLDELYKNNAIHELFYFQLMNLVQEFYNQQGAAERIKNFPFPRQYAYFSKVFVQLLILVLPFGLINEFAKLGGNLVWLAIPCHIVISWVFTTMEVVGDTSENPFENAINDVPMTAICRTIEIDLREMLEEENIPAPIQAVNNILM, via the coding sequence ATGTATACAGCCCGGGAAATCAAAGCAGGTATTATTCTTTCATTCGCCTGGCGAGCCATTTTGGCCAATTTCATTTATGCCACGGTATTGTGCAGCATCAGTTTTATTGGTAAGGTTCCCATAGGCATATCCTTCGTTCCGATCGGCCTCATTGGTACAGCAGTGGCCTTTTACGTAGGTTTCAAAAATAACTCGTCCTACGAAAGGCTCTGGGAAGCCCGCAGAATCTGGGGTAGTGTTGTCAATGCCAGCCGTACCTGGGGGGCTTTTGTAATCGCCAATGTAAAATCTACGGGCCTTGTAGCGGATGAAGCAAGCAAGGAACAGCAGTCAAAGCTCATCCACAGGCACATTGCCTACGTGAATGCCATGCGGATACAGCTACGCCAAAAAGCCGTTTGGAACGAGGACAGTAATATTGCGCGCGAAGTGGTGAAGCAGCACAATCCCAGTGATAATTCACCGCTTAAAGACGACCTGCTTCATTTCATGCCGGAAGTGGAAGTCAACTACGTTTTAGCAAGAAAAAACCCTGCCACCCAGATTATGAAAATGCAGGCCAAACATCTGGACGAACTTTACAAAAATAACGCCATCCACGAGCTTTTCTATTTTCAGCTCATGAATCTGGTTCAGGAGTTTTATAACCAGCAGGGAGCGGCCGAACGTATCAAGAATTTCCCTTTCCCCAGACAGTATGCCTATTTCAGCAAGGTTTTTGTTCAGTTACTGATTCTGGTATTACCCTTTGGGCTGATCAACGAATTCGCCAAACTGGGAGGAAATCTGGTGTGGCTTGCAATCCCCTGTCACATTGTTATTTCCTGGGTATTCACAACCATGGAAGTGGTGGGAGATACAAGTGAAAACCCGTTTGAAAATGCCATCAACGATGTTCCGATGACCGCCATCTGTCGTACAATTGAGATTGATCTGCGCGAAATGCTGGAAGAAGAGAATATACCGGCACCTATTCAGGCGGTCAACAATATTTTGATGTAA
- a CDS encoding NAD(P)H-dependent oxidoreductase, with product MQNRILVLFAHPIYEKSRIHRKLVSQIPGNVTFRDLYEIYPEFNIDIEAEKQLLLDHDIIIWQHPIYWYSCPAILKQWIDLVLEAGWAYGPGGDALTGKAVFQVISAGGPSVAYQHEGYNRYTIGEFLAPFDRTVELCRMLYLPPFVVHGTHRLAKDDIGALARDYGYLLDYMSNNKLDYRALGQYKYLNDWVTEIINS from the coding sequence ATGCAAAACCGAATACTCGTATTGTTTGCTCATCCTATCTATGAAAAATCAAGGATTCACCGCAAACTGGTCAGCCAGATTCCTGGCAATGTAACTTTTCGTGACCTGTACGAAATATACCCCGAATTCAATATTGACATAGAAGCAGAAAAACAGCTGCTGCTTGATCACGATATCATCATCTGGCAACATCCGATATACTGGTACAGTTGCCCGGCGATCCTCAAGCAGTGGATTGACCTGGTGCTGGAAGCCGGCTGGGCTTACGGCCCCGGTGGTGATGCACTTACCGGCAAGGCCGTATTTCAGGTGATTTCCGCCGGAGGGCCGTCGGTAGCCTATCAGCACGAAGGTTATAACCGCTATACAATCGGTGAATTCCTCGCACCCTTCGACCGCACGGTGGAATTGTGCAGGATGTTGTATCTGCCTCCTTTCGTGGTACATGGCACACACCGCCTGGCCAAAGACGACATTGGAGCACTGGCCCGGGATTATGGTTATCTGCTGGATTATATGAGCAATAACAAGCTTGATTATCGGGCCTTGGGGCAATATAAATATCTGAACGATTGGGTCACTGAAATAATAAATTCATGA